In Lytechinus variegatus isolate NC3 chromosome 13, Lvar_3.0, whole genome shotgun sequence, the DNA window atttcaattttcccTACATTGAGTTTTTGTCAATTCTGTAACGGGAATCTGATTAAAGAAATCATTGTCATCATGTTCAGTGAATGGCATGAGAACTTGGTTAGTTATCCCAGTCACTGATTCAACATGATAGGGAAGATTATATTGGATCATGGAATAAAACatgtttaatttgatatttttgacCTGCCACCCCCAAAACAAAAGAAGGTACCAAAagttaattttcaaatattttagtgAGCTTGAAGAAGCACTTCCTAAGCCTGAAAATCATATATAACTCGTCAAAACCGATCAACAATAAATTGAACGCAGAATAAATTCACTGAGAGCGTTGAGCTTAAGATGAGTACAATGTGCATTATAGAAGCAGTGCACAAAAATGgtgtcaattttctttttagtcCTGTCCATAGCCCTACGCAccaggatggggggggggtgggcagtTTCCCCCTGAAATCTAGAAAACTTACGTTGCTTTACTGAAAACTTTCAGAAAAGTCACTAAAAGTGTGCATACAAATTTTCAGGTTCACTGTGCAAAAGCGCcctattcatttatcaattcaatttatcCATTTCACATCTTTACACAGGTTAATCAATTAAGCtgtacatgataaaaaaaaacattagcaAAGATGAAAAGCTGGTTACATTTGGGCCCCGTTaattaaaatacatacaaattataatcgtaaaatatatacatgcatgaCAAAAATAGACAAGAAATAAGGTTAAATAAATCCCAACCCTCTCTTCCCTCATCACATTCATTAgaaacacacatacacacggAATCACCCAACCCACACACCCACTCATTCCCTCTCATACGAAGACACATACACAGTCTACTTACTTGTGACATATAACAAGTCACTGTAACATTATAGGATCACACACTGGCATAAGCGAAAACTATGAATACCATGACAAGCTCGGTCTCTCGCTTTtgaatttctttgattttttaaaacgcGTCCAAACACCCCCACATTCCCTCTCATATTAAGACACATACTCAGTCTCCTTACTTGTAACATATAACAAGTTATTTTAACATTAGGATTACATATTCACATGAGCGAAAACTACCTATAAATACAATGACAAGCGCGGTCTCTTCGCTCCCTCGCGTTtaaatttctttgatttttgtaacGCGTCTTGCCACATAGGAAAAAGAGTCTGCGTACGAACATGATCTTGACTTTTATTCAGCTGTACAGCCTAAAATTCTAACAAGATGAAGGATAAGAGTTAGtctttcaaataaatttattttcgttTCCTCTCCTCTGCTTCTTGAAGACCAAATTGCTATTTTGGCTATTTTCAGAAAAACTTCTATGGTGACTTAGTGTTTGTTTTTGGGATGGCAGGTCAGTGGTCACATTTGATTTAGAGTCTGGGACAAAATAGGTGAATTACTGAAatgatatttttgtaatcaCAAGGGTGGCTTGTTCCGTGGCGACCATTGGCGTTTACTGAACCCAAATGCTTCTACAAAGATGAGTGCCTCAACATCGACGGTAAGTGTTCTAAAGTCATAAAAAGCAgccaatatataaaaaaattctagaGTTGAGTGTTATACATCTGATAGcgatacataagaaaaaaaatagcaacAACATTTTAATAACAGCTATAACATAACAACGTGGACTCACGAGTCTAATATTACTAGATTACCATCTCGACTTCTTTTCACGAATTTTActcaaataaaacatatttatcgctttatttcattgaaaatgttcTTCAAAtgagattttgatatttttgttcatgaaatataaacaaTGAGATATTAACATACTCATTGGATAGTTCATAATATCATATCTTTTCATTTCTAAAGGTAATGAGAAATGCAAAAAGATATATTGCTGCCGCTTCCTAAGGGACACTGAGAAACCAACTTGTAAGAGTAAGTATCTTCTATCTGAACACGATAGAGTGTATTTGCATTGCATGAAATGTAGTCAGGATGaaaatattatcttttttattgatCAAGATCAAATATTTGCTGAtttggtgaaacagttttgCAAATGCGCCTCTGTCCCTGCAGGCTGTACTTCATTCACTAGttgacatttaaaaataaaatgaaatttgccTAATGCACAGCAGtcatgattctttttttataatccaAATAACGATTCAGAACAGGGCATTCAATGAGCCTAAAAGACCACGAATCTGTATTATCTCCACTTTATGATGTGGTTTGCTTGCTCTGTGGCAATATTTAACTTAAGAAATTGGACTGGTTTAGTCATTTGATGCCTCGTAgaatattacaatttctttgacaTTTATCAAAGTTCACAAAAATGGTACTAAAATGCAAAAAAGGAGGTCCACCATTGTTTCCTACTTAAGCAAAGAAAATGTGCATTCATTTAATTTACCAATCCATTGCGTGTGATCATATTCGCATTTTTAAATGTCACACATGCATACACCACGCACGCTTGCCCTAAACCGAACTCTTTTTCACGAAACGATATTAAAGTcatcaaggttttttttccaaaaatgatttcaatcatatcattttcttcCCCAAAATGATATTTAGAATTTATAAGGGGCTGTAATCTACCAGCTCGGTTTCCCCTGctgtttcattaaaaatatttttggagcCCCCTCTGGATCGATTATTTCACATTTAGTTTGTACGACTATAATTACATTGTTCTATTGTAACGACGTTTCCTTTacatatgaaaatggaaatacttGTAAAGGAAATGCTATGACAAGAAATTTTTTCTAGAGGATATATacagatttttaagaaaaaaaatcacctatTAGCCAATTACATTTTAGTACAACTATGTCATTTGAAAACAGTAAACCCTTCGAAGAgttcacttgcaaaaggggttaggtccatttttcataaattttttttggggggtctcaatgaatagatttttagtagctctataagataaTACCAAAGTttaaattcccattaaaaaaacatgaaaaagttaatgaaagtggcaaagaaaaatcacctttttaatcaaaatagattggATTCCTTTCAGTTTTCTTGCAAAAGGGGTAGGTCCACAATgctgaattttgaaagaatataTAGAGAAAAGGTGAAGAcgggtagatttcttttatacccaattttatgttcacatgatggggtagtacatcatgaaaatttagtttctcataagaatattgcagtaagtgggaataaaaaacatggttttTATCGGAacggtccaaagtggacctaacaccttttgcaactaaacccTTCTAGAAACTCTTATCTGTTCCTAAAAAGACCCCCTGCCCGAATTGCAATAAAAAATAGGgttttggaaaataaaatgaatatacttGTTACATTGCACATTTTATTCATAGTTTGTATCCATTATTCTCCCTTGCAGCTTCCGAAAATGAGACTTAATCAGGTTCTCTCTGAGGGTTTATTGATGTACTAGCACCAAACATGCACAGTAACGGAGCggtcttctgaaatatttttaacgCTACGATGGATTTctttagaatttcaattttttcttcttcttactcATAACATGTCATATCACGTTTTCATCTGCTTCTGATGCTTAAACCAGACTTAATAAGAAACAGTTTcattaaatattaataatgacTAGCTTCATTCCTCACAGAGAACGGAATCTTATGAGATTAGATAAGTATCAGAAGATGTCTACTTTCGtgcattttaaataaaagttTGGCTCCATATGATTTCTTATTCCCTTGGTGTACAGTTGTCAAGGGCAGGGAGTAGGAGGGCATTAGGAGATAATCATAAATAGTTGTACTGGAGGTTGAAAGTACTGGAAGATGGTAAATCAATAGTAATTGGCATACACGTTACaatcattctgttttattttttcgtcaAAAATGATATATGATACATTATGCTCTTGAATCagttatttgatattttttagatttttttaggAGTTGCAGACGTGCATCAAACCAATATACAcatgtcaaaaatgaaatacttgatatttttttttataaacaacgTGAAAACCACAGTATCATAATTACTGTACGTATATATATGAATGATAAAGAGCAAGCTattgcatgaataaaaaaaatcggaaaattttAATCCATCACTTGTTATTTAAATGCCTTGATTATTTGAAGGAGTGATGGCTTAGCCATGCTGGTTGCAGAAATACAGGCGTAGCCAGCCATCTTGCTGAAAGAACGTGTAATTCATTGGCGCGCCGCCGCGCCGCTCTGGATACGTTCTGTATGCCCCCTACGGGAAAAAATGTAGAAGGGCGAGTTAATTTTTAGTTAACAGTGGTTCACCATTCAAACGTATTTCGGATCTAAATGGTCAGGCGCCTCTGACATGATTGAATAGTAAACCTTCAATGTTTTAAACAATTGCTTGCAGATTATTTCATGCAAGTATACAATTTGTAGAgttgtacagtgcgtatcaaaaaaagtttacacttagaaaaactcctgtaaaattatacatttttaatatcctgaagatgtttccacattttaacattggtacaggtccatttaagcaaatggcgatataactgtcgaaaaatatttccgcttgagtgagcaccacttacttttgtaaagttagtgaaaaatgatttgcgcagaactttgaaatagttatgcgaataaaagtaagccttgatcatgaagaacacgtggaatttagctattaaaattgatttgaagatatattttaccttttttaacttgtttccttgcccaaaacacttcgaagagtgcattgcgcgccaccccactcccccacacaccgaggccatcatcgtcacgatatttgctttacactgagctgtaatTTACATGATATGGCTAgggcttgattttaattttgttaatcattgtcaagcctgggaaaagtgtggagaaacaagtattaaatgaaaaatgaaacgtaaacccactttaaatgataaaaacttcgtgataaatgctggagatgtctgatataaacttttgttcagattcagttatgtcttcagatccagctggcacaaaaagggtaaaggttgtgcttactaagtgtttaaatttcaatttgggtggcaaaattgttacataatgcttgaatgtatccgttttatttcaattgactaaaagtgcaagggaaatgtatgagaaatgtttcacagggtaagtttgatttcgccctttccccttgacacagcgtgaaaacgagcatttctgcgcaaacagatttctgcgagcttcacaaaaatggacagtgctcactcaagtgtaatattctgtcaaaacttttactttcattggatagatgagacccaaacccaagattatatgtgaaaaaattactcacatgttgtatattttttaattcccaggactttttcaaagtgtaaacttttttttgatacgcactgtatagtaatTCATATGAAAACCCTGAATGTTAACATTACACATTTGATGAAAGatcaatattccattttttttcgcAAAATAGGTGAAATATGTTATTCTTGAGAGAATATGTACATGCCTCTCGAGTTAATTAATTTTTCGGTGATAGAATGTCATTCTATTTTTCA includes these proteins:
- the LOC121426872 gene encoding uncharacterized protein LOC121426872; translated protein: MDERTAALFFLFAMVFSTMSAPIFEEADSDRWLVPWRPLAFTEPKCFYKDECLNIDGNEKCKKIYCCRFLRDTEKPTCKTSENET